DNA sequence from the Pogona vitticeps strain Pit_001003342236 chromosome 11, PviZW2.1, whole genome shotgun sequence genome:
CTTTGacgtggattcctgcactgagcagggggttggactccatggccttagaaGTGAGTCTATGTGTTGTGGGGAAGGCATGATCTCACACTCACCGCACGGCTGGTGATGGGCCAATTCATTTCTCACACCGCCCAGGGACCAGTAGTCCCCCTGCCAGCTGACGACGTTCCCTCCGTCGCACCGGGCCATCTGCTGCGGGTCTCTGACGTGATCCCACATTTGGAAATAGTGCAAGATGCCAACAAAGGAGGAGAGGATCGTCGGACTTCCGTTCTGGTTCTTGTGCAAGTGGCCCAGGATCAGCGTCCCGTCCGGCTTCAAGCACTTGCGAGTGGAATTATAGAGCCGAACGCTCCTCAGCTTCTCGCTGTTCTGGAAGATCTCGAACAGGCTCTTATTCCCATCCCAGGTACAACAGATACGATGCATGCTGTACGCTGGGAAATCCATCCCCAACTCTGTCTTGTTGCCCAAAATAAAGGCGTAGAGGATGGATTTGTTGACCAACAAGGCCAACTCCACCTTTTCCATTTCAGTGGAGGAGCTGTTGACGTCATAGGAGAAGGGCGCCCAAGTCTTTATGCTTTCTTCTGTCTTGTTGAGATCAATACACACGGTAAACGTGCACAGGTCACGGAGGTGGTGATGGTTGTCCAAGGAAGCATATTTGTTTGACAGTCCCATGAAAAGCAATTGTCTCCCTCTCAGAGATTCCGTTTCTAACATGTCGGTAAGGagagaaataagaaaaaagaatagtgtcacatattttttttaatcaagagaATGGCCATCGGAAAAACCAATCAAATTATGTGCAACCATCAAGGACGTTAAGAGTTCCTCTGCCGTACTCAATTGTAGCAAACTGATACCACTTAAACTTTCATGGCTGCCTCCTCTTGAAATACTAGGATTCGTAATTCGAGAGATTTAGGATTCGCTGCTGGAAAACTCAAGCGCATCCCCTGAACTTTAGCGGAGTTTCAAGCCACTCACCAAACTGCATAGCCCGCAATTCCATAAAGCACAATCATGAAACCCTCGTAGTAGCCTATGATGAGATTTTAAGGAAAGGAAACCGTTTTAAAGATGTGAGGATTTCCACGTGAAAGAAACTATGCAGAATTTCACAAactttgctggatagctcaggttcggagttcaattcccccgtgGGGCCTCCTTGAGGGgggatccagagggtcccttccagctcaacagTTCGACACTGGTGGAGGTTATTGCAGGACAAGGATGGGAAGGGAATGCAGGCGGCAT
Encoded proteins:
- the LOC140702290 gene encoding adhesion G-protein coupled receptor G4-like, whose protein sequence is MLETESLRGRQLLFMGLSNKYASLDNHHHLRDLCTFTVCIDLNKTEESIKTWAPFSYDVNSSSTEMEKVELALLVNKSILYAFILGNKTELGMDFPAYSMHRICCTWDGNKSLFEIFQNSEKLRSVRLYNSTRKCLKPDGTLILGHLHKNQNGSPTILSSFVGILHYFQMWDHVRDPQQMARCDGGNVVSWQGDYWSLGGVRNELAHHQPCGGEAATTAAPPSTSKPPEATVTGPEIRCGGVHHGSFAIHE